The Blastocatellia bacterium genome includes a window with the following:
- the dnaN gene encoding DNA polymerase III subunit beta, whose product MSKASLLRELNLLQGVVEKKNTIPILSNVLIETLGESLVSLIATDLDVSLQTECAADVSHPGAIVLQARKLFDIVRNLPEAEIHFSKEDNDWVRISCGAAEFRIVGQAKEHFPSTPGLKEGGQMIPANALHDLISRTIYAITQEESRYALNGALLLLADGKLQMVATDGHRLALAAFTLEGTTDEQVRVIIPKKALGELLKLTAGAEGALVFAKDENHLYFKLDQRLLTSRMLAGQFPNYDLVLPKNNDKLIPLNTERFAQAIRRAALMADERSHGIKLELSSGKINLTAQSADVGEAKDVLPVDYNGETVSIGFNAQYISDFLGVVGTEQITLEIKDEQSPALLKPSGDGQYDYRYVVMPMRLI is encoded by the coding sequence GGCGTCGTAGAGAAGAAGAACACTATTCCGATCCTTTCAAATGTCCTTATAGAGACGCTGGGCGAATCGCTGGTTTCGCTGATCGCTACAGACCTGGATGTGTCGCTGCAAACCGAGTGCGCGGCGGATGTCAGCCATCCCGGAGCCATTGTCTTGCAGGCGAGGAAACTCTTCGACATCGTTCGCAACTTGCCCGAGGCGGAGATCCATTTCTCTAAAGAGGATAACGACTGGGTGCGGATCAGTTGCGGAGCCGCCGAGTTTCGTATCGTCGGTCAAGCCAAAGAGCATTTCCCGTCCACACCGGGGCTGAAAGAAGGCGGCCAGATGATTCCGGCCAATGCGCTGCACGATTTGATCAGCCGAACGATTTACGCCATTACGCAGGAAGAGTCGCGCTATGCCCTCAACGGCGCCTTGTTGTTGCTGGCCGACGGTAAGTTACAGATGGTTGCGACCGATGGCCACCGCCTGGCGCTGGCCGCCTTTACCCTGGAAGGCACGACCGACGAACAGGTGCGCGTGATCATTCCTAAGAAAGCGCTTGGCGAATTGCTCAAGCTGACCGCAGGCGCCGAGGGCGCTCTCGTTTTCGCCAAGGATGAAAATCATCTTTACTTCAAGCTGGATCAGCGGCTGCTGACTTCGCGCATGCTGGCGGGCCAGTTCCCGAATTACGATCTGGTACTGCCCAAGAACAACGATAAGCTCATCCCACTGAACACCGAACGTTTTGCGCAGGCGATTCGTCGCGCCGCCTTGATGGCCGACGAGCGCAGCCACGGCATCAAGCTTGAGCTGAGCAGCGGCAAGATCAACCTGACCGCGCAGAGCGCTGACGTGGGCGAAGCGAAAGACGTCCTGCCGGTGGATTACAACGGCGAGACCGTCAGCATCGGCTTCAATGCGCAATACATCTCGGACTTTCTCGGCGTCGTCGGCACCGAGCAGATCACCCTGGAAATCAAGGATGAGCAGAGTCCGGCCTTGCTCAAACCGTCAGGTGACGGGCAATATGATTATCGTTATGTGGTCATGCCCATGCGGCTGATCTAA
- a CDS encoding response regulator transcription factor, producing MPNLHEKRVLIVDDNKSIRTTVVDYLRSKGYEVIEAADGIQGLDKGLSTAPSLIILDVVMPGIDGFKLCQLFREKGVTVPIIMLTEKATIEDKVTGFSFGADDYLAKPFSPLELELRIQALLRRTTGEAPPPPEAKVLKHGELEIDLERHTVKEGDREIGLTPIEFNILKLLASNPGYVYSRNDLLSVIWDTAYEGYKRNIDPHVNRLRTKLELNPKQPKYILTVWGIGYKFNESL from the coding sequence ATGCCGAACCTTCACGAGAAGCGGGTTCTCATCGTTGACGACAATAAGTCGATTCGCACGACGGTCGTAGACTACCTGCGCAGCAAAGGGTATGAGGTCATTGAAGCCGCCGATGGCATTCAGGGCCTCGACAAAGGGCTGTCAACGGCGCCGAGTCTGATTATCCTTGACGTTGTTATGCCCGGCATAGACGGCTTCAAGCTATGCCAGTTGTTTCGCGAGAAGGGCGTGACCGTGCCCATCATCATGCTGACCGAGAAGGCGACGATTGAAGATAAAGTCACCGGCTTCTCGTTCGGTGCCGATGATTATCTGGCGAAGCCCTTCAGTCCACTCGAACTTGAATTACGCATTCAGGCATTGTTGCGCCGTACCACCGGCGAGGCGCCGCCGCCGCCCGAAGCGAAGGTGCTCAAGCATGGTGAGCTTGAGATCGATCTGGAGCGCCACACCGTTAAAGAGGGCGACCGGGAGATCGGCCTGACGCCGATTGAGTTCAACATCCTCAAGCTGCTGGCCTCAAATCCCGGCTATGTCTACTCGCGCAACGACCTGCTCAGCGTCATCTGGGATACGGCATACGAAGGCTACAAGCGCAACATCGATCCGCACGTCAACCGGCTGAGGACGAAGCTCGAATTAAACCCGAAGCAGCCGAAGTACATTCTCACTGTTTGGGGCATCGGCTATAAGTTCAACGAGAGCCTTTAG
- a CDS encoding NAD(P)-binding domain-containing protein has protein sequence MHDLIIVGSGPAGLSAALAARGYQLDCLVLERGVIGETVYHFPIARPLFSTSNEVELEAGALPRDRKPTREEVLAHYTHLVIREQLNLHTGEAVEAIQRIGEGFVVHTAADGYHSRAVLVATGGFGRQRKLNIPGECPERVSYQFSEAHPFALKRVLVVGGGNSAAEAALFLVDAGAHVTLAIRRPALDAPSLMSAAKIKPWVREPLERAQAESRLDILTSSEVVEILPDSALLQILDGEAPRLVQVPCDHLFALIGADPDVRLLEEAGAAIAADGRPVYSEDFETTIPGLFVAGHLTRELHMKKAIEVGSLVVKYITNRLLEPAAV, from the coding sequence ATGCATGATCTGATTATTGTTGGCAGCGGCCCGGCAGGCTTATCGGCAGCCCTGGCCGCCAGAGGTTATCAACTTGATTGCCTGGTCCTTGAGCGCGGCGTGATCGGCGAAACGGTTTATCACTTTCCGATTGCCAGACCGTTGTTTTCGACCTCGAACGAAGTTGAGCTTGAAGCCGGCGCATTGCCACGAGATCGCAAGCCGACGCGCGAGGAGGTGCTGGCGCATTACACGCACCTGGTGATCCGCGAGCAACTCAACCTTCACACCGGCGAAGCGGTCGAAGCGATTCAGCGCATCGGCGAGGGCTTTGTCGTGCATACAGCGGCTGATGGCTATCACAGCCGCGCCGTGCTGGTCGCTACGGGCGGCTTTGGCCGCCAGCGCAAGCTGAACATCCCCGGCGAATGCCCGGAGCGCGTCTCCTACCAGTTTTCAGAAGCGCACCCGTTTGCGCTCAAGCGTGTGCTGGTCGTCGGTGGCGGGAACTCAGCCGCCGAAGCCGCCTTGTTTCTCGTAGACGCCGGCGCCCATGTGACATTGGCCATTCGCCGTCCCGCGCTCGACGCGCCTTCGCTCATGAGCGCCGCCAAGATCAAGCCCTGGGTGCGCGAGCCGCTTGAGCGCGCGCAGGCCGAAAGTCGTCTCGACATTCTCACCTCATCCGAAGTGGTCGAGATATTGCCTGATTCGGCCTTGTTGCAAATCCTCGACGGCGAAGCGCCGCGGCTGGTCCAGGTGCCGTGCGATCACCTGTTCGCCTTGATCGGCGCTGATCCGGATGTGCGCCTCCTCGAAGAAGCCGGGGCGGCCATTGCTGCCGACGGTCGGCCAGTCTATTCAGAGGATTTCGAAACGACGATTCCCGGTCTCTTCGTCGCGGGCCACCTGACCAGAGAGTTGCACATGAAAAAGGCCATCGAAGTCGGGAGCTTAGTCGTGAAGTACATTACGAATCGTCTTCTTGAGCCGGCTGCGGTTTGA
- a CDS encoding PEGA domain-containing protein, which yields MLSSEEQSAKREVVETGAKAVAVGEGPVAGTLTSATATGAASPVRSRRGRTWQLGSRWWMLAAGSALLLTMLTIAAVYLLTRKPSTIDQLIILTVPSGANVKLDSKDYGHTPVKLEQLVAGTYTLTIEKENFEPVTDQITINDTQTLEYKLKVLPSPDAVGSSEEVIRRFQDRANEALARNQYLIPYLDSAFYFAQQIERLDGSNAFAAELFERVRRTELQNAREATNSSDFGKAREIYDALSEKYPDNEEVRAAVAKFENQISQHRGEVGDLVKKATDALQAGSLVEPERASAYYYARRALAIDRQNAQARAVFTQIKTTLTARAEDADRRGDADAAIKQFKRLTQLFPDDKALRQQARDMEAQHAAEIARQNDAGARRVQGLDAYGRGEFTAAIADLEFAVAHNRATPDVIFALAYSYMKGGHLDQAASYFGKIQPSGDDQYRSAIAALGDIARERGDYAGALEKYKQAKQLGGSALYSIAKLDDRIEQIEKRERAKAAEPVPITIRAKHMHGGLMGGSCSGTLMIGTTGVRYEGGEHTFSANLLSAGVRIAKDEMVVKFQDKNEKFKVPRADAERFNEALSRFQQFYSPANK from the coding sequence ATGTTGTCTAGCGAAGAACAATCAGCCAAGCGCGAAGTTGTCGAGACCGGTGCGAAAGCGGTCGCCGTCGGGGAAGGCCCTGTGGCTGGCACCCTGACGTCCGCGACGGCAACAGGCGCGGCGAGCCCTGTGCGAAGCAGGCGCGGCAGGACATGGCAACTTGGCTCGCGCTGGTGGATGCTGGCAGCGGGCTCGGCGCTGTTGCTGACGATGCTCACAATAGCCGCCGTTTATCTGCTGACCAGAAAACCTTCGACCATCGATCAGTTGATTATTTTAACCGTGCCTTCGGGCGCTAACGTCAAGCTCGATTCTAAAGATTACGGTCACACACCGGTCAAGCTGGAGCAACTGGTCGCCGGCACTTACACGCTGACGATTGAGAAAGAAAACTTCGAGCCGGTGACGGATCAGATTACGATCAACGATACGCAGACGCTGGAGTATAAGCTGAAAGTCTTGCCTTCGCCCGACGCCGTTGGCTCGTCCGAAGAAGTCATCAGAAGATTTCAAGATCGGGCGAACGAAGCACTGGCGCGCAATCAATACCTCATTCCTTATCTAGACAGCGCCTTTTATTTCGCGCAACAGATTGAACGGCTAGATGGGTCTAATGCGTTTGCTGCCGAGCTCTTTGAGCGCGTGCGCCGAACTGAGCTGCAAAACGCGCGTGAAGCCACCAACAGCAGCGACTTTGGCAAAGCCCGCGAGATCTATGATGCGTTGAGCGAGAAATATCCCGATAACGAAGAAGTGCGCGCTGCCGTCGCCAAGTTCGAGAATCAAATCTCGCAGCACCGCGGCGAAGTCGGTGATCTGGTAAAGAAAGCGACAGACGCTTTACAGGCCGGCAGCCTGGTCGAGCCGGAGCGCGCCAGTGCTTACTATTATGCGAGACGGGCGCTGGCCATTGACCGGCAGAACGCGCAGGCGCGCGCCGTTTTCACTCAGATCAAAACGACACTGACGGCGCGGGCCGAAGACGCCGACCGTCGCGGCGATGCGGATGCGGCGATCAAACAGTTCAAACGTCTCACGCAGCTCTTCCCGGATGACAAGGCTTTGCGTCAGCAGGCCCGCGACATGGAGGCCCAACACGCGGCGGAGATTGCCAGGCAGAACGACGCCGGCGCGCGCCGTGTGCAAGGACTCGACGCCTATGGTCGCGGCGAGTTTACCGCGGCGATTGCCGACCTTGAATTCGCAGTGGCCCACAACCGTGCGACCCCTGACGTTATCTTTGCGCTGGCCTACTCGTACATGAAGGGTGGCCATCTCGATCAAGCGGCCTCTTATTTCGGAAAGATTCAACCGTCGGGCGATGATCAGTACCGCTCAGCCATCGCCGCGCTCGGTGACATCGCGCGCGAGCGCGGCGATTATGCCGGGGCGCTCGAAAAATACAAGCAGGCGAAACAACTCGGCGGCAGCGCGCTTTATTCAATTGCCAAGCTTGACGACCGCATCGAGCAGATTGAAAAGCGCGAGCGCGCCAAGGCCGCCGAGCCTGTGCCCATCACGATACGCGCCAAACACATGCATGGCGGACTGATGGGCGGCTCGTGCAGCGGCACGCTGATGATCGGCACGACCGGCGTGCGCTACGAAGGCGGCGAGCACACGTTCTCGGCGAACCTGCTGTCGGCCGGCGTGCGCATCGCCAAGGATGAAATGGTGGTCAAGTTCCAGGACAAGAACGAAAAGTTCAAAGTGCCGCGCGCCGACGCCGAACGCTTCAATGAGGCCCTCTCGCGCTTCCAGCAATTCTACTCGCCGGCCAATAAATAA
- a CDS encoding HD domain-containing protein, whose product MPQRNYRDPLHNIIALDESLEDDRLIVALIDSAEFQRLRRIKQLGIALFTYQGAEHSRFTHSIGVMHLMTRALNLLGAHHSISEEARIVGRAGALLHDLGHGPFSHVMEKVFGFHHEDWTCRIVQDDSTEVNRLLRAYQAQLPEQLAALYKHNYSPAYVTQLVSSQLDCDRMDYLLRDSLMTGAKYGIYDLEWVLHALKIDDASDRVYVEAKGLYAVEEYLQARYYMFRQVYFHRTLRSAEAVLVSTLTRARELIEQDQLQFRMRGSAFEKMLLGEPVTTREYLQMDDTDLTFHLKQWTRDRDAILADLAARFIDRKLFKTIDLEFVGDEARRFWECAETVVRGAGFDPAYYLVLDRAGDVPYYGYYSPVGVDPKSLIYIESGWPRPEIREISEVSEVVRGMRGYRIDRVCFPIEVSEAMAQLADEHASEGNGA is encoded by the coding sequence TTGCCGCAGCGGAATTATCGCGATCCCCTTCACAATATCATCGCGCTCGACGAATCGCTCGAAGACGACCGCTTGATCGTCGCGCTGATCGATTCAGCCGAGTTTCAACGCCTGCGCCGCATCAAGCAGCTCGGCATCGCGCTGTTCACCTATCAGGGTGCCGAGCATAGCCGCTTCACACACTCGATTGGCGTGATGCATTTAATGACGCGCGCCCTGAACCTGCTCGGCGCGCATCATTCGATCAGCGAAGAAGCGCGCATCGTTGGTCGCGCCGGCGCTCTGCTGCACGACCTCGGCCACGGCCCCTTCTCGCACGTCATGGAAAAGGTCTTCGGCTTTCATCACGAAGACTGGACCTGCCGCATCGTTCAGGACGACAGCACCGAAGTCAATCGCCTGCTTCGCGCTTATCAAGCGCAGCTTCCCGAACAGCTCGCGGCGCTCTACAAGCACAACTACTCGCCGGCCTACGTTACCCAGTTGGTGTCGTCACAGCTCGATTGTGACCGCATGGATTATCTGCTGCGTGATAGCCTGATGACGGGCGCGAAGTATGGCATCTATGATCTGGAATGGGTGCTGCACGCGCTCAAGATTGACGACGCGTCGGATCGCGTCTACGTCGAAGCGAAAGGGCTGTACGCCGTCGAAGAGTATTTGCAGGCGCGCTATTACATGTTCCGGCAAGTCTATTTTCACCGCACCCTGCGATCCGCTGAAGCCGTGTTGGTCTCGACGCTGACGCGCGCCAGAGAGTTGATCGAGCAGGACCAATTGCAGTTTCGCATGCGCGGCTCGGCCTTTGAGAAGATGCTGCTCGGCGAGCCGGTGACGACGCGCGAATACTTGCAGATGGATGACACCGACCTGACCTTTCATCTGAAGCAGTGGACGCGCGACCGGGATGCGATTCTCGCCGACCTCGCGGCGCGCTTCATCGACCGCAAGCTCTTCAAGACGATTGATCTGGAATTTGTCGGTGACGAAGCCAGACGCTTCTGGGAGTGCGCGGAAACCGTCGTGCGCGGCGCGGGCTTCGATCCGGCTTACTATTTGGTGCTGGATCGCGCCGGGGACGTGCCCTATTACGGCTATTATTCGCCGGTGGGCGTTGATCCTAAGAGTTTGATTTACATTGAATCGGGCTGGCCGCGCCCTGAGATTCGCGAGATCAGCGAAGTGTCGGAAGTCGTGCGCGGCATGCGCGGCTATCGCATTGACCGCGTCTGTTTCCCCATCGAGGTCAGCGAGGCAATGGCGCAACTCGCCGATGAACATGCAAGCGAAGGGAACGGGGCGTGA
- a CDS encoding amino acid permease — MANNLFRRKPLDLLLKEMVGEGRLRRVLGPLQLTSLGVGATIGTGIFVLTGVAANSKAGPALMLSFVVAGIACVFAALCYAEFASMVPVAGSAYTYAFATLGELFAWIIGWDLVLEYAVSASTVAVGASKYFQDLISIFGLKLPDAISRAPMDYDPALGRLVATGTVLDLPAILIAVLVTTILVLGMKESARFNTAMVVLKVAVVLLVIGVGVFYVDPKNWHPFAPFGFAGISFFGKPVLGGSDAGGQPLGMLAAAAIIFFAYIGFDSVSTNSEEARNPRRDVPLSIIASLLICTILYIAVTAVLTGMIRYDQLDTNAPVSNAFKQKGLTWAQFLISFGALAGITSVVLVSISSQARILLAMARDGLLPRKFFGAVHEKFRTPWKSTIVTGMFVGTATAFLPLRILADLVSIGTLSAFVIVCAAVLIMRRTHPEAERPFRAPWVPAVPILGIATCLLLMFSLPAENWLRLGVWLLVGFVIYFAYGRHHSLLNERPAQIEAETVPAASPVARAEAD; from the coding sequence ATGGCAAATAACCTGTTCAGAAGAAAACCGCTCGACCTGCTCCTCAAAGAGATGGTGGGCGAAGGCCGCCTGCGGCGCGTGCTTGGCCCGCTGCAACTGACGAGTCTCGGCGTCGGCGCGACCATCGGCACGGGCATCTTCGTGCTTACGGGCGTCGCCGCCAACAGCAAAGCCGGGCCGGCGCTGATGCTGTCGTTTGTCGTCGCCGGCATCGCCTGTGTCTTTGCGGCGCTCTGTTATGCCGAGTTCGCTTCGATGGTGCCGGTCGCCGGCTCGGCCTACACCTATGCGTTTGCGACGCTCGGCGAACTGTTCGCGTGGATCATCGGTTGGGACCTGGTGCTGGAGTATGCGGTCAGCGCCTCGACTGTCGCCGTCGGCGCGTCGAAATACTTCCAGGATTTGATCAGTATCTTTGGCCTCAAGCTGCCGGATGCAATCAGCCGCGCGCCGATGGATTACGATCCCGCTCTGGGCAGGCTCGTCGCCACGGGGACAGTGCTGGACCTGCCCGCCATCCTTATCGCCGTCCTGGTCACAACGATCCTCGTCCTCGGCATGAAAGAGAGCGCGCGGTTCAACACGGCGATGGTCGTCTTGAAAGTCGCGGTCGTGCTGCTGGTCATCGGCGTCGGCGTGTTTTATGTTGACCCGAAGAACTGGCACCCGTTCGCGCCCTTCGGTTTTGCCGGCATTAGCTTCTTCGGCAAACCCGTGCTAGGCGGCTCGGACGCCGGCGGCCAGCCGCTCGGCATGCTCGCCGCGGCGGCGATCATCTTCTTCGCTTACATCGGCTTTGACTCCGTTTCGACCAACTCGGAAGAGGCGCGCAACCCGCGCCGCGATGTGCCGCTGAGCATCATCGCCTCGCTGCTGATTTGTACGATTCTTTACATTGCCGTGACGGCGGTGCTGACCGGCATGATTCGTTATGACCAACTCGACACCAACGCGCCGGTGTCGAATGCCTTCAAGCAGAAGGGGCTGACCTGGGCGCAGTTTTTGATTTCCTTCGGGGCGCTCGCCGGCATCACGTCGGTCGTGCTGGTATCGATTTCGAGCCAGGCGCGCATCCTGTTGGCGATGGCGCGCGACGGCTTGCTGCCGCGAAAGTTCTTTGGCGCTGTGCATGAGAAATTCCGCACGCCGTGGAAGTCCACCATCGTCACCGGCATGTTTGTCGGCACGGCGACGGCTTTCTTGCCGCTGCGCATCCTGGCCGACCTGGTGAGCATCGGCACGCTGTCGGCGTTCGTGATCGTCTGCGCCGCCGTGCTGATCATGCGCCGCACACACCCCGAAGCCGAGCGCCCGTTCCGCGCCCCCTGGGTGCCGGCGGTGCCCATACTCGGCATCGCCACCTGTTTGCTGTTGATGTTCTCGCTGCCGGCGGAGAACTGGCTGCGGCTCGGCGTCTGGCTGCTGGTCGGTTTTGTAATCTACTTCGCCTATGGCCGCCACCACAGTCTCTTGAATGAGCGCCCGGCTCAGATCGAAGCTGAAACGGTTCCCGCCGCAAGTCCGGTAGCGCGCGCCGAGGCCGATTGA
- a CDS encoding MBL fold metallo-hydrolase has product MKHYLLFVLSFVVCLAVAQAQNDLSKVEIKSTQVAGNIYMLEGAGGNIGVSVGADGILIVDDQFAPLADKIRAALRKLGEGKLRYILNTHYHGDHTGGNKAFSTEGTIVAHDNVRKRLSGEWKPATGNAPPSSPPEALPVITFDSSLSVFFNGEEIRAMHVPHGHTDGDSVIYFTKANVVHMGDQFFNGMFPFVDLASGGDVEGYEHNVAAVLGKILADARIIPGHGPLANVEDLKKFHQMLVETIGSVRERIKAGKSLDQIKAEGLPEKWNSWGQGFIKTPAWIETIHKSLSNKSPR; this is encoded by the coding sequence ATGAAGCATTATCTGCTTTTCGTGCTTTCGTTCGTCGTCTGCCTGGCGGTCGCGCAGGCCCAGAACGACCTGTCGAAAGTCGAAATCAAATCCACTCAGGTCGCAGGCAACATTTACATGCTCGAAGGCGCAGGCGGCAACATCGGCGTCTCGGTCGGCGCCGACGGCATCTTGATCGTTGACGACCAGTTCGCGCCGCTCGCCGACAAGATTCGTGCCGCGCTCAGGAAGCTCGGCGAAGGTAAGCTGCGCTACATTTTGAACACGCATTATCACGGCGACCACACCGGCGGCAACAAAGCCTTCAGCACCGAAGGCACCATCGTCGCCCACGACAACGTGCGCAAGCGCTTGTCAGGCGAGTGGAAGCCGGCAACCGGCAACGCGCCGCCGTCGTCGCCGCCCGAAGCGCTGCCGGTCATCACCTTCGACAGCTCGCTATCGGTCTTCTTCAACGGCGAAGAGATTCGCGCCATGCATGTGCCGCACGGTCACACAGACGGCGACAGCGTGATCTACTTCACGAAGGCCAACGTCGTCCACATGGGCGACCAGTTCTTCAACGGCATGTTCCCGTTCGTTGACCTGGCGAGCGGCGGCGATGTCGAAGGCTATGAGCATAACGTCGCCGCGGTGCTCGGCAAGATTCTCGCGGACGCCCGGATCATCCCCGGCCACGGGCCGCTGGCAAATGTCGAGGACTTGAAGAAGTTTCACCAGATGCTGGTCGAAACCATCGGCAGCGTGCGCGAGCGCATCAAGGCCGGCAAGTCGCTCGATCAGATCAAGGCTGAAGGGTTGCCGGAAAAATGGAATAGCTGGGGCCAGGGCTTCATCAAGACGCCCGCGTGGATCGAGACGATCCACAAGAGCCTCTCGAACAAATCGCCGCGTTGA